From the genome of Lotus japonicus ecotype B-129 chromosome 6, LjGifu_v1.2, one region includes:
- the LOC130722177 gene encoding GDSL esterase/lipase At4g18970-like: protein MARGMACGIKTWLIIALVVLLVAIAIMQIFVQRNTQVPCLFVFGDSLSDSGNNNNLETLAKVAYPPYGIDFPTGPTPTGRYSNGRTAVDKLTELLGFEDFIPPFSNLSGSNILKGVNYASGSAGIRRESGTNLGTNLNMGLQLYHHMAIVSQISARLGFHKAKRHLKQCLYYMNIGTNDYEQNYFLPDSFDTSSKYTPEEYAKDLINRLSNYLQTLHDLGARKTVIVGLDRLGCIPRDAIFGSCDEEQNVQGFYFNDQLKSLVDELNNKPFTNSKYVFINTTAIIHDKSQGFTVTEKVCCPTNKDGVCNPDQTPCQNRNEYVFWDGIHSTEAANLVTATISYSTSNTAIAHPTNIKKLVQKK, encoded by the exons ATGGCTCGTGGGATGGCTTGTGGGATTAAAACATGGTTGATTATCGCTCTTGTTGTTCTCTTGGTTGCAATTGCCATCATGCAAATTTTTGTCCAAAGGAATACCCAAGTGCCTTGCCTCTTTGTCTTTGGGGACTCTCTGTCTGATAGTGGTAACAACAACAATCTTGAAACCCTTGCAAAGGTTGCTTACCCGCCGTATGGCATTGATTTCCCAACTGGCCCAACCCCAACCGGAAGATATAGCAATGGACGAACTGCCGTTGATAAACTAA CCGAGCTCTTGGGATTTGAGGATTTCATCCCACCCTTTTCAAATCTTAGTGGCTCAAACATACTCAAAGGTGTCAATTATGCATCGGGTTCAGCTGGAATTCGCAGGGAGAGCGGCACCAATTTG GGTACTAATCTCAACATGGGGTTACAATTATATCATCACATGGCCATAGTTTCACAAATTTCCGCCAGACTTGGTTTTCACAAAGCTAAACGACACCTTAAGCAGTGCTTGTATTACATGAATATAGGCACCAACGATTACGAACAAAATTACTTCCTTCCTGATTCATTCGATACAAGCAGCAAGTATACCCCAGAGGAGTATGCTAAAGATCTTATTAACCGGCTATCCAACTATTTACAA ACTCTGCATGATCTAGGGGCAAGAAAGACCGTGATTGTTGGGTTGGACCGTTTAGGTTGCATTCCAAGGGATGCAATATTTGGATCTTGTGATGAAGAGCAAAATGTTCAGGGATTCTATTTTAATGATCAACTTAAATCTCTAGTGGATGAACTAAACAACAAACCCTTTACCAATTCCAAATATGTATTTATAAATACTACAGCCATAATCCATGACAAATCACAGG GTTTCACGGTTACTGAGAAAGTTTGCTGCCCAACAAATAAAGATGGAGTTTGTAATCCTGATCAAACTCCATGTCAAAATAGGAATGAATATGTGTTTTGGGATGGAATTCACTCTACAGAAGCTGCAAACTTAGTCACTGCAACAATTTCATATAGTACATCAAACACAGCCATCGCTCACCCAACAAATATCAAAAAGCTTGTTCAAAAGAAATAA